GGAGGCCCTGCAGGCGCTGGCCTGGCTGCGCGGGGTGGATGCTGACGTCCACTGGGAGTTTGAGCAGATCCAGGACAACGTCAGGAGACAGGTGCGGGAGGGCGTGCGCCCGAGCCTGGCAGGCCCGCCTCCAGCACTCAGCTCTGTTCGGCTGTGGGGGCTTTTCCTAACAATGGGACCACAGTCGTTCCCACTAATCCAAGTGccgtggtggggggtgggggggcggtggGAGGCTGTCCCCACAGCCTGGTAGACTGGTTCTTTCCTGGAGGAGGGAAAAAGGGGGTCTCCCACCCAGCCCAGTGGTCAGGGCAGGGTGGCCATCCTGCTGGAGAGGCTGGCCCAACGCCTTCAGCGGCAGCCTTGTGTTTCAGAGCAGCCAAGTGTCGTGGGCGGAGGCACGGGCCCCTCACATGTGCCGGCCGATCGCCGTGGCCTTGCTGATGCGCTTCCTGCAGCAGCTGACCGGCATCACGCCCATCCTGGTCTACCTGCAGTCCATCTTCGACAGTACTGCTGTCCTGCTGGTGAGAACCCAGCCCGGAGTCCCCCAGAGGCTGGCAGGGCACGCCCGGCTTGGGAGACAGCCTGCTCCTGAGCTTACCCACCCCCTACCCTTACCCACACCGGCTCTGTGCCAGGTGTCAGGGATGCCACAGCACGACCTGAGATCTGGGCCATTTGGAGACATTTCTTATGCCTTCACCTGTTCTcagaatgtttttaagaaaagcttcaatgttttaaaatgaaatgctggccagacatggtggctaaAGCCCATACTCCCAACattttggcaggccgaggcgggagggtcactgaagcccaggagtttgaggctgcagtgagccaccatcgcaccactgcactccagcctaatgacagagtgagaccccttttCTAAAAACATATAGAAATTTTTGAAATTGAATATATGGGATTACAAAGGAAACCAGCTTTATAGAAACGTGGACCCTTTGAGGCTATAGAGCCCAGGTTCAGAGTCCTATGGCATCTGCCACTTGACGAGGGAAGTCACTTCccctctgaacctcagcttcctcctctgcaAGATGAAGATAGCAGCCCGCCTCCATAGACCTGCCCGATGCTCAAAGTGAGATGAGATTTGAAGATTAATAAGAGCACGGTTTGGCAATTCATCATCACGCCTGGATTCTGTGCCAGCTGGGTATAGTGATGGGCAGAGCAGATGTGTCCCTGCTGAGGAGGCCCCGCGGGCTTGAGTGGTGTGTGGAAGAGATGCCAGGCACACTGCAGGTGCCAGGCCACTCAGTGCTGCCCTGAACCTCGGGCCTGAGCCCCTGTAGTGCCTGCAGGGACAAGCTAGGTCCTAGAGGGGGATGGGAACAGCAGGCAGGTCCCTCAGCCCTGGTGGcttccctccccacagccccctAAGGATGACGCAGCCATCGTTGGGGCCGTGCGGCTCCTTTCTGTGCTGATCGCAGCCCTCACCATGGACCTCGCTGGCCGCAAGGTGCTGCTGTTTGTCTCCGGTGAGCGCCCTGCAGGCAGACCTCCTGCCCCTGCATGGGTcggggctgggctgggtgtgcAGCCAGTGACCCTGCTCGGCTCCCCCAGGCCTGCCTTGGGGTAGGGCTATGTGGCCGGGAGCTGAGGGGCAGCTGCCTCCCCAGCATCAGCAGGAGCCTGCCTCAGGCCGGTGGCTCCAGAAAGGTCACTGTGACACTCCATGGTGGGTACCTGACAAGCGGCTAGAGACAGAGTTCGCTGCCCTGTGGGGGGTCTCCAGTCCCAGACGAGAGCTGTGCCACACAGGTGCCAAGGGGCTCTGCAGAAGGAGCTCCCCAAGAAGCAGCTGGCTCAGAGAGTCCTGGCCCCACGAGGGCCACCTGTCTGTCCACAGCGGCCATCATGTTTGCTGCCAACCTGACTCTGGGGCTGTACATCCACTTTGGCCCCAGGCCTGTGAGCCCCAACAGCACAGCGGGCCTGGAAAGCATGTCCTGGGGGGACTTGGCACAGCCCCTGGCAGCACCCACCAGCTACCTCACCCTGGTACCCCTGCTGGCCACCATGCTCTTCATCATGGGTAGGTGTGGCGGTGGCGCAGAGGGGCGTGCTACCTTGGGCAGTAAGGGGTGGGCGATGTGTCTGGGCTGGCTGGGGAGGAGGGTCTCCAGCAGTTCACTGGGGACAGACACGCTGCTCCAGCCACTCCACGGGGCCTGAGCCTGCCTCCCCTTCTGAGCAGGCTACGCCATGGGCTGGGGCCCCATCACCTGGCTGCTCATGTCTGAGGTCCTGCCCCTGCGAGCCCGTGGCGTGGCCTCAGGGCTCTGCGTGCTGGCCAGCTGGCTCACCGCCTTTGTCCTCACCAAGTCCTTCCTGCCAGTGGTGGTGAGTGCTCAGTCCCGGTCCCCGGGCCCTCGGGCCCTCTCTGGCTGGCCAGGACCCTTCTCGGTGCCAGGGGCTGTGCCAAGGCCTGCTGTGTCAGGGCGCTAACTCTCAGTGACCTAGGAGATGAGCACATGGCCTCTCCACTCAGAGGCCCCAGGGTGGTCAAGTGAGGTCAGGCAAAGCCGCCTTCACTACGAGAAACAGGAACAGGCTGAGGGAACTGTTCCGGGAAGTCAGGTCACCTCCCAGGCCAGGGGAGGACACAGCCAGAACCCTGCCAGGAGCCCAGGAAGCCACCTCCCCACCGTGCTGCATCTCCCACCCTGTGGGGGGGTCTCAGCACCACCCCCTCCACACTCCCCCCACCCACTCTgcctgcctcctggttcaaaccTACAGGCCCTGAAACCAGCCAGAAGCTATGAGGCCCGGGGTAAGTTCCCATGAAGGAGAAGCTGACTAGGGCAGCCTGGGCCAGCGCCTAACCTGTCCCCGCAGTGGTcagggcagtggggtggggggagggcaggCAACCCAGGGTGAGTCCCTCAGCCTAGGGGGTGCAAGATCCACCTGTGTGCCCACCAGGCCGAGGGGCGGGCCTCCAGCAGGCTGCGGcatggagcagctgggacactaGCGCTGGGTGGGGGCTGTGGAGGGGGTACCTGAGCTGAGGCCCAGCCcctgagggaggctgaggaacagaGCAGGTGCAGACTTCAAGGGCCACAAACCGGGTGCTAAGGCCTTTGGGTTTGTCCTGGAGGCAGTGGGGGAACCCCAGAGGAGGGTCAGGGAGTGGTCTCTGAACGCAGCAAGGACCAGATGAAGGCCCCGCACGGCTGGCCACTACCAGCAGGGCCCGCGAGCTCCCGGGGTGAGAGGACTCTGCGGCTCCTCCCTGTGACCCGGCCCCCCTCTCCACCCGCAGAGCGCCTTCGGCCTCCAGgtgcctttcttcttctttgcgGCCATCTGCTTGGTGAGCCTGGTGTTCACAGGATGCTGTGTGCCCGAGACCAAGGGACGGTCCCTGGAGCAGATTGAGTCCTTCTTCCGCACGGGGAGAAGGTCCTTCCTGCGCTAGGCCAGGGTCCCTGCCTGGAGGGGGCCAAAACCCCGGTGGCTGGGCCTCTGTGTTGGCTGCAAACCTGCACCCTGGGACCGAGAGGCAGCAGTCAGCCCTGCCACCAGCCAGGGCACAGGAAGAGAGCGTGATGGGGCCTCAGCAGTGTGTGTTCCCGGCTCCAGAGAGGTCGCATCGCTGTCCAGCTGCAGCCGCAGCCCCAGCTCAGGCAGCCCGCAGTGCTGCACAGACACCAGCCAAGACCCACCAGGGGAGGAGGCAGCCATGGGCTGCAGGAGAGCACACAACCCACCGGGCGACTTCAGGCCTAATCCCTGACCCTTGTGTGAAGGACACACCCCTCAGAAGGCCACGGGGAGGACCGAGAAGACGGAGCTGGAAGCAGCCGAGTAATGTGATCACATCTTTGCACTCTGATCCGGCGGCATCTGGCTTCGTGTGGAAGACCTGGCTGTGCCCCCGCAAGCCTTCTGGGCACCACAGGGAACATCCTGGACTTCAGAAGCCAGggcaggccaggcatggaggctcacgcctgtaatcccagcactttgggaggccaaagcaggcatatcacatgagccaggagttcgagaccagcctggccaacatggcaaaaccctgtctctactaaaaagtacaaaacaattagccgggtgtggtggcacacacctatagtcccagctactcaggaggctgagacagaattgcttgaacccaggaggtggaggctgcagtgagctaagatcacgccattgcatcccagcctgggaaactaGTGAAACTCtacccccaaccccaaccccaaaaAAAGCCAAGGCAAACGACCCAGCCTGGCCACTTTCTCCCGCCCCAGCCCAACCTCTGCGAATAggcagctcccatctgcaaactGTGTTCACCCTTTTATCAAAATAAAGGAACTGGGCCTGCAGCCCTAGCGAGGAAAGCGTGGAATCTACTCCAGGAGGGGAGCCTCCCGCAGCAGCCAAGGCTGCAAGGGCCGCTTCCCGCTAATCCACAGCAAAGCAGGGCAGGGAAGAAGCTGCCGAGGGGAGGTCCGCCTTTAACAGGCCTCTCCGCCTAGCTGCGTGCCCTTGTCTGAGACGTTTGTTGGGAGCAGCCTCGGGACAGGACCTATAGCTACTTCCTGGGCCAGCGGCTCCTGCCcagcttacacacacacacgcatgcaccaAGGCAGAAGAGAGGAGGGCAGGCACGCGAGCCATGGCCACACTTTATTGCTCAAGACGCACACAAACATGGAGGAGCAGAAAAGGGGGAAAGGGTGCCACACGGAGCCCAGACAAGGCAGGGGTGGCCCGGCCACCCAGGCTGCTGGAAAAGACGTTCCTGGCAAGGCAGGGCTCCTGCTGGACAGCACGCCCCCTGGGAGACAGGATCCAGGCCCCAGGACCACACAGCTGCAAACTTGCTGGGAACCTGGGACAGGCGGCCCGCCTGTGGCCAAGGGCCTTCCACCTCTGTATCCAGCCATGCAGCCACCATTTCCCCAAAGGGCATAGGGGCAGCCTTCCTTGATCCACAGCCAACCCTTCTGCGGTCTCTGGCTGCCAGTGAGGCCCCTCTGGCAGGGGCAGCAGCAGGCAGACCAGGCAGAAGGGGACCCGGGGACCCACTACCTGGGTGAGAACGAGCAGAGGGGCAGGCAGGGCCCTTGCTCCTCATGGGAGGTAGACAGGTGTCACTGCAGATGTGGGACagatacgtatatatatacacacactcatagcCCTTGGAACCCAGCACTGGCCTGAGGAAGGTGGCCCCGGAGGAACCCTGAAGGCACATGTCCACCAGGCTATAATGCCCTTGCCATTCTGGGGCTCAGCTGGCCAGACTCCCGAGGTAGGGTGCTGCTGACCCGGGAGCCCACCAGCAAGTCCCCAGGGCAGTACTGGGCAGGGCCCAAAGAACCCTACCCCCGACCCACCAGCCTGCCACTCCTGGCCTCAGAGGCAGATGGGCCTGGAAGGTGTTCCCGGGAAACCTCTGGCACAGCCATGGGGCTTCCGTCCACTTAGCAAGACCCGGTCCCTGTGCTCCAGAAGCTCAGAGCAGGCCCAGACTGGTGTAGGCCGAAGACAGAGTTTCTTCCACACCCACCTGCTTCTGCCAAGCCCCACCCAAGCTTAGCCAGGTCCCACCTGCCCAACAGCCAGCCTCACAGTCACAGAGGCTGGCAGAGGGAAGACAGGGATGGGCCTCCTGGGCACCAGCTCTCAGCATCCTCCCTGTGCAGGTCTGTGTCCTGACGGCCTGGCATCCGGGGCAGTGGGGACAGCTCCATGTGGGGAAGTGACTGTGGCCTCTGCCCAGTTCTTCAAAGGcagaagctccctgagggcagggctcGGCCAGGCCGGCAAGAGCACCTGAGCGGGGCTGAGGTCAGACCCACTAACCCACTAACAGTGCTGGGCTGCAGCTGACATGACCGGGCCACACCAGGGAGACTGTGGGCAGCCTCGAGGGTGCCAGGGAGAGCCTGCTCTCCCCACTTCCTTAGCACCAAGGCTGGCAGGGGTTGGGAGGAATGGGCAGAACCTAGGGGCCCCAGCAGGCCCAGAGGGGAGGGGCAGCTGAGGAATCTTGAGGTGGCCTGTCCAAGGTTCCGGAGCTGACAGGGGGCACCCCCCACCCAGCTGTCCAGTCACTGCCAAGGCTGCAACTGCAGGTACAGGGGTGCACCTGTGGAGCCCTGTGGGCTTTTTCAGAAGGCAGAGTTAACAGTGGGCACTGCACCCTGGGTAGCGGTGGGAGGTTGTGAGCAGCGGCAGGCTGTTCTGGGCCCTGGGGCTCCACCTGCCAAGAAAGCTGGGGGAGGTCCCTCTGCTCAGTGCCCGGTGGCAGGGTCCTACTTGACACACCTCCCCTCAAGCCAGGACCAGCATCTCCCAGGGAGGCTGCTCCCAGGTCGCCGCAGGTCACCAGCAGCCCCGTCTGTGGTGTGAGCTCTATGGACCCACCCAGCAGAGGAGCAGGGTCGGGTGCTGTCCACACacagctgctgcaggctctgctcaGCTCTGCCTCAAGTCCAGCGGTCCAGACCCTCACACCAGCAGCCAGGGGCTCCCAGTGTAAGCCAGTTTGGAGTCTGGAGAAAGCGGCAGAGGACTGCAGGTGTGGGGACACGTGCAGAAACCCCTCTCCAGGCTGTGCCTCGGCACAGACCGTTCAGGCCTCACTTGGACCCACACAGAGCCAGAGGaggtgcagggagggaggggcgcCCAGCCCTTCACAGCTCCCCCTCCAGGGTCTCCGCGAGCTTCTCCTCATCCACCTGCTGCCTCTGCTGCTGGATCCTGGCATAGGAGATCGCGTCGCCCCTGGGGAGAGAGAGGCAGTGTCACGTGGAGCACCAGCCCCACGCCCACGGCCCTCCTGTCCACTGCCTGGTTCCTGCCCTGTGACCCAGGTATGACCTGCAGGCATTCTGATTTCCCCAGAGACATCTGCTGGGATGACAAAGGCCTATCTTGCCGCCTCTGAGAGTGGCCCAGGCTGCCTGGGATGCTGGGCTGAGAAGGAACCAGCCTCAGTCTGAGctctgcaggagagagaggggcAACGGAATGCGATGCCCAGTGCAGACCCGGGAGGGGAAGGGGCGCCCAGGAGCCCTACGTTTGCTATCCTTGCTGCAGGCCGTGACGGGGCGAGACTGGGCCACGCAGAAGTGTCGTGAATCCTGTCTTCACCCAGTAGAGCTGAACGCTGGAGGCACCGAGGACTCACTGatgcctctgcctcagtctctacTGGCTTAAAGGGGCCACTCGCAGACCCTCCTCACTGAGAGACTTCAGGGGGTGGGAAAGGAAAGCCCAGCCCAGGGGCTGGGCCTGGCAAACGCACTTTTTGCCCAGAGCGGAGAGTCCGTACAGCACCCCTGTGGCAAAGGCGATGGCGTTGCCCAGCAGCGTGGCCAGGGTCAGGCTGATAACGATGGGAACGACCGCCATCCTGGGGGAAAGCAGAGGTCAAAGGGGCACTCCTACGCCATGGCCCCACATCCTTCCTGGCTTCCAGACTTGGCCCCACCCCCTTCCTAGACACCCAGGGCACAGGAAGGATCCCCGGAAATCAGCTAGGGCACAGCTTCAGAAAGCCCTTGAACAGCCCTGAACTTGTCTGTAAAACTGTTTGATTCTGGGAACAGAACCCAAAGCTTTCATCAGACCCTGAAAAGGTCTGTGATCCCAGAAGGGACTAAATGGTCACGAGATGGTCCAGCGCCCTGGCTGGGAGAAACACTGTCCGGAGAGAGCCATGACAGCAGATCTGGCTTCCCACCCAGGCCCTGCGAGCTTCCTTGGTAAGTCACTCAGTCTCCATCGTAGAGAGATCAAACCTTGTCT
The sequence above is a segment of the Saimiri boliviensis isolate mSaiBol1 chromosome 2, mSaiBol1.pri, whole genome shotgun sequence genome. Coding sequences within it:
- the SLC2A6 gene encoding solute carrier family 2, facilitated glucose transporter member 6 isoform X1; protein product: MQEPLLGAEGPDYDTFPERPPPSPGDRARVGALQNKRVFLATFAAVLGNFSFGYALVYTSPVIPALEHSLDPDLHLTKSQASWFGSVFTLGAAAGGLSAMILNDLLGRKLSIMFSAVPSAAGYALMAGAHGLWMLLLGRTLTGFAGGLTAACIPVYVSEIAPPGVRGALGATPQLMAVFGSLSLYTLGLLLPWRWLAVAGEAPVLVMILLLSFMPNSPRFLLSRGRDEEALQALAWLRGVDADVHWEFEQIQDNVRRQSSQVSWAEARAPHMCRPIAVALLMRFLQQLTGITPILVYLQSIFDSTAVLLPPKDDAAIVGAVRLLSVLIAALTMDLAGRKVLLFVSAAIMFAANLTLGLYIHFGPRPVSPNSTAGLESMSWGDLAQPLAAPTSYLTLVPLLATMLFIMGYAMGWGPITWLLMSEVLPLRARGVASGLCVLASWLTAFVLTKSFLPVVSAFGLQVPFFFFAAICLVSLVFTGCCVPETKGRSLEQIESFFRTGRRSFLR
- the SLC2A6 gene encoding solute carrier family 2, facilitated glucose transporter member 6 isoform X2, producing MQEPLLGAEGPDYDTFPERPPPSPGDRARVGALQNKRVFLATFAAVLGNFSFGYALVYTSPVIPALEHSLDPDLHLTKSQASWFGSVFTLGAAAGGLSAMILNDLLGRKLSIMFSAVPSAAGYALMAGAHGLWMLLLGRTLTGFAGGLTAACIPVYVSEIAPPGVRGALGATPQLMAVFGSLSLYTLGLLLPWRWLAVAGEAPVLVMILLLSFMPNSPRFLLSRGRDEEALQALAWLRGVDADVHWEFEQIQDNVRRQSSQVSWAEARAPHMCRPIAVALLMRFLQQLTGITPILVYLQSIFDSTAVLLPPKDDAAIVGAVRLLSVLIAALTMDLAGRKVLLFVSAAIMFAANLTLGLYIHFGPRPVSPNSTAGLESMSWGDLAQPLAAPTSYLTLVPLLATMLFIMGYAMGWGPITWLLMSEVLPLRARGVASGLCVLASWLTAFVLTKSFLPVVALKPARSYEARGKFP